The Caulobacter vibrioides sequence TCTTCGGACCCGGCGCCGGCGCCTTCTACATGGTCGCCATCGTCACCCTGCTGGGCTACGGCGCGCTGAAGGCCACCGCCCACACCAAGCTCGCCAACGCCGCCAGCAATCTGGGAAGCCTTTTGCTGTTCACGCTGAAGGGCGCGGTCGTTTGGCCCGTGGGCCTGGCCATGGCGGCCGGCGCCTTCATCGGCGCTCAGGTGGGCTCGCGCCTGGCCATGCGGTTCGGACCCAAGCTGATCCGGCCGCTCCTGGTGGTGATCTCGTGCGCCATGGCGGTGAAGCTGCTGGCCGATCCGGCCAATCCGCTGCGGATGGCGGTGGGGTTCTAAGGCGAAGCGCCCCCTCCACCGCTTCGCGGTCCCCCTCCCCCGCTTTGCGGGGGAGGAAGATAGTCCTCCTCACCCGCGAAGCGGGGGAGGTGGCTCGGCGCGAAGCGTCGAGACGGAGGGGGCGCTTACACCCCTAAGCCGCCACCAGCTTCTCGGCCGTGCTCAGGTCCACGCTGACCAGTTGGCTCACGCCGCGCTCGGCCATGGTCACGCCGAACAGGCGGTCCATGCGGCTCATGGTCACCGGATTGTGGGTGATGGCGATGAAACGCGTCTGGGTGCGGCGGCGCATCTCGTCCAGCATGTTGCAGTAGCGGTCGACATTGGCGTCATCGAGCGGCGCGTCGACTTCGTCCAGCACGCAGATCGGGGCCGGATTGGCCAGGAAGACGCCGAAAATCAGGGCGCTGGCGGTCAGGGCCTGCTCGCCGCCGCTCATCAGGCTCATGCTGGCCATGCGCTTGCCGGGCGGGCAGGCGAAGATCTCCAGGCCCGCCTCCAGCGGGTCGTCGCTCTCGATCAGTTTCAGCTCGGCCTGACCGCCGCCGAACAGGGCCTGGAAGAGGGTCTGGAAGTTGGCGTTGATCACGTCGAACGCGGCCAAGAGCCGTTCACGCCCCTCGGCGTTCAGCTCCTCGATCCCGGCCCGCAGCTTGGTCACAGCGCCCGAGAGGTCGGCGCGCTCGCTGCGCATGGTCTCCAGGCGGCCGGCATATTCCTGCGCCTCCTCCTCGGCGCGCAGGTTCACCGGACCGATCGAGTCGCGCTCGCGCTCCAGGGCGAATAGGTGGGCCTCGACCCCTGCGGCGTCCTTCGGCACGGCTACGGCCTCGCCAGCGACATGGCGGCCCAGCTCCTCGGGCTCCATGCGCGCCTGTTCGCGGATGGCCGAGGCGACCTCGGCGAAGCGCTGACGGGCGCCGTCCAGGTGCGCAACCAGGGCCGCGCGCTTCTCGCGCGCCTCGCCGGCGGCCTGCTCGGCGGCGCGGGCCGCGCGGTCGGCGTTCAGCCGGGTGGTCTCGGCGGTCTCCAGGGCGTCGCTGGCCTTGGCCCGGCGAGCCTCGGCGGCGGCGAACTCGTCGAGCAGCGCCACCAGCTTTTCCTGTAGGGCGGCGGGCGCCTCGCGGGCGGCTTCCAGGGCGGCGGCGGCCTTGACGCGGTCGCCTTCCAGAGCTTCGGACCGCTTTGCGGCGGCCTCGGCGCGCTTGCTCCAGTCGGCGCGGTCGCGTTCCAGGCTTTCCAGGCGGCGCTGGCGACCGGCCCGTTCGCGGGTCTCAACATCCAGGGCGGTACGCGCCGCGCCAGCGGCCTCGCGCGCCTGGGCGGCGGCCTGCCGCGCCTCGGCCAACTGAGGTTGCAGGTCGCCGGAGGTCTGAGCGGCGGCGTTGGCCTCGCGGGCCTCACCCAAGGCGGCGTCGGCCTCGACCTTCTCGGCCTCGAAGCGGCCGATGGTGTCGTCCAGCGATTGAGCTCGCGCCGCACGAAGCGCCTGTTCGCGCTCGAACTTGGCGACCTGTTCGCGCGCCTGGTTCAAGAGGCGCTCGGCGTCGGGCGGGCCCCGCCGCTTGTCGCGCAGCAGGTCCTCGGCCGCGCGCAGGCGATCGGCGGCGGATTTCAGCGCGATGGTCGTGGCTTCGGCGCGCGGGGCCATGACGTCGATCTCGGCCTCGACCTCGGCCAGGCGCGTGCGCTGCTCTAGGCGGACGGCGGCGGGACGCGGCGCGTCGGCGCGGGCCACGAAGCCGTCCCAGCGCCACAGGTCCCCGTCCTTGGACACCAGGCGCATGCCCGGCTTCAGGTCCTTTTGCAGGCGGTCACCGTTGGCCCGGGTGACGACGGCCACGTGGGACAGGCGGGCGGCCAGGGCGGGCGGGGCCTTGACCAGCGGCGCCAGGGGCTCGGCGCCTTCCGGCCATGTGGGCGCAGGCGCCTCGGCGCCGCCCCAGTACGAGGGGGCCTTGGCGTCGAGCGCGGCGTCCAGATCATCGCCCAGGGCCGCAGCCAGGGCCGCGCCATAGCCCTTGTCGGGCGAGACGCTGTCCAGCGCCGGGGCATGGCCGCTCTTGGTGCGCGGCGCGGTCAGCTGCGCCAGACCCCGAGCCTCGGTCCGCAGGCGGCCCAGCTGGTCCTCGACGCTGCGCGCCAGCTGACGGGCCTGGGCCTCCTGCTCGGCGGCCTTCACGCGCGCGGTCTCGGCTTCTTCCAGAGCGGCGCGGGCGGCGGCCAGAGCGGCCTCGGCGTTGGCGAAGCGCTGGCGCGCGTCGGCGGCGGCCGGGTCGACCTCGGGGCCGACAGCGGCGCGCTCGGTGCGGGCCTGCTCAAGCGCGCGGTTGGTGCGGTTGGCGCGCGCCTCGGACTCGGACAGGCGGGCGGCGGCGGCGCGGCCTTGGGCTTCTTCGGCGGCGACCCGAGCGGCCAGCTGTTCGACGGCGGCCTCGGCGGCGGCGCGGGCCTCCTCGGCGGCCTTGGCGGCGGCGGCGAGCTCCGGACCCCGCTCGGGCGCGGCGGCGACCAGGGCGCGGACCTCCTCCAGCTCAGGTTCGATCCGCGCGAGCGCGGCGGCGGCGTCGTCCTTGCCTTGCGCTTCGCGGGCGCGGTCGGCGTCGATGCGGGCCAGGTCGTTGGACAGGCGCTCGAACTCGGCGGCGGCCGCCTCGGCCTCGCGCTCGGCGCGGTCCTTCTGGATGGCTAGCTGGCCCAGGACCGCCTGGGCGATGGTGGCCTCTTCGCGCAGCGGCGGCATGGCGCCATCCGCCTCGGTGATCGCCACCTGGGCTGCGGCGCTGGCGCGGGCGGTGTCCTCGACCAGACGCGCGGCCGCCGTGGCCTCGCTGGTCGTGCGCTCCAGGTGGTCGCGGGCCTCGGTCCAGCGGGCGTAGAGCACCGCCCCCTGCACCGCGCGGATCTCGGCCGACAGGCGCTTGTACTTCTCGGCCTGCCTTGCCTCGCGACGCAGCCGGTTCAGGGCGGTCTCCAACTCGCGGGCCACGTCTTCCAGCCGCGAGAGATTGGTCTCGGCCGCGCGCAGGCGCAGTTCGGCCTCGTGGCGGCGGGTATGGAGCCCTGAGACCCCGGCCGCCTCTTCCAGGATGCGGCGGCGGTTCTGCGGCTTGGCGCCGATCAGCTCGCTGATCTGGCCCTGGCGCACCAGGGCCGGCGAGTTGGCGCCCGTCGAGGCGTCGGCGAACAAGAGCTGGACGTCGCGCGCCCGCACCTCGCGGCCGTTGATCCTGTAGGTGGAGCCCTCGCCGCGATCGATGCGACGGACGACTTCCAGGATCGGGTCGTCGTTGAACTGGGCCGGGGCGGTGCGGTCGGCGTTGTCGATGGTCAGGGTGACGTCGGCGTGGTTGCGGGCGGGGCGCGCGCCGCTGCCGGCGAAGATCACGTCGTCCATGCCGCCGGCGCGCATGGCCTTGGCCGAGTTGGCGCCCATCACCCAGCGCAGGGCTTCCAGAAGGTTGGACTTGCCGCAGCCGTTCGGGCCGACGATGCCGGTCAGCCCCGGCTCGATCCGGAACTCCGTCGGCTCGACGAAGGACTTGAAGCCCGACAGGCGGAGGCGCTGGAACTGCACGGAGGCGGTCCCTTTCGATCCCTAGCCCTTCGCCGCCAGGGCGAAGATCTTGGACAGCGCGGCGAGATCGGCCTCGCCCTCATAGGGCGCGCCGTTGACGAAGAAGGTGGGCGTCACCTCGACCTGGTCCTCGCCGATCGCACGGCGGAAACGGGTGTTGACCCCCTCCAGCGCCTTGGTGTCGTTCATGGCGGCGGTGAACTGGGCTTCGGTCAGGCCGTATTGCTGAGCGATCGCCAGCAGGCCCTCCCACAGGCGGCCGCTCTCGAAGATGGCCTCCCGCTTCTGGAAGACGGTCGTCAGGACGTCGAAATACTTGCCGGGCACGCGCCGGGCCAGCAGGAAGCCGGCGGCGGCGAACTCGTTGGGCGGCGTCAGGAATTCGCGGAAAACGAGGCGCACCTTGCTGGTGTCGATGAACGTCTTGCGGATCGCCGGCAGCTCGGTGGTCCACCAGTGCGCGCAGTGATTGCAGCTGGCCGAGGCGTAGACCACGAACTGGACGGGCGCGGTGGCCGCGCCCAGCACCATGTCGCCGGGCGCAGGCGGCAGCGACCGGCCGCGAGCGACCGAGGGCCCCGCCGTGAGGGCGAGGCCGCTGGCGATCAGGATGCGCCGGTCCAGGGTCATTACTTCGAAGCTTCCGCGATCGCGGCGTCCAGCTGGGCCAGCGTCTGCTCGCCGCCTTCTTCGCCGCCCAGGCGCTTGCCGTTGACCTCGAAGGTCGGGGTGCCGCGGATGTTGTTGTCGGTCATCATCTTCTCGATGCGCTCAGCCGACTTGGCGGCGTTCTCATCGCTGAGGCAGCTATTGAACTGAGCTTCGTTCATGCCGGCGGCCTGGGCGATGGTCAGCAGCTCGCCGCGGATGTCGCCGCTGGTGAAGATGTTGGTCTGGGCGCGGTACAGGGCTTCGGTGACCTGGAAGTACTTATCCTTGCCGGCGCAGCGGGCCAGCATGGCGCCGGCGTTGGCCAGGCGCGGCTCGCCGGTCAGGGCGTCGCGGTGGACGTACTTGACCTTGCCGGTGTCGATGTACTTGGCCTTGAAGGCCGGGAACACTTCGGCGTTCCACGTCGCGCAGTGCGGGCAGGCGACCGAGGCGTACTCGATGACCGTGACCTTGGCGTTCGGATCGCCCAGGACCATGTCCTCGGCCGTGACAGCCGTGCTCTTCGGCGAACAGGCTGCGAGGCTGGCCGCGAGGGCGGCGACGATGGTGACTCGGCTGATCAGCGAACGCATGAAATGGCCCCTTGGCGGTCGTTGGAGAGGTTAAACGCGATTCTCGTTAGTCAGCGAAAAAGGCGCAACCGTGACTAGCGTCATGAGCGTGAGCGAGCCCGCCTTGTCAATGGTCCGATCCCGTCTCTAGCGATCGGAAGACAGGACCCCGCGACCCAGCTTGAGCAGGGCCTGCTTGAGCGCCCCGTCGGGCTGTTCGGCCAGGCTGTCGGCCAGTTGCTTTTCCAGCGCCGCGTCTAGCGGCGGCTTGCGGCGCAGGCGCGTCGACGGCGCGGCGGCGGGCGCCTTGACCGGGCCCTGCACGATGCGCAGGCGCGTGACCACGCCCTTGCCCAGCAGCATGTCGAGCCTGGCGGTGATCTGCGGCGCCTGGTGCTGGATCAGCGAGGCCACCGGCCCGTCGACCCGTAGTTCAAGAGCGCCGCCTTCGCCGTTGCGGCCCTTGATGATGCGGACTGGCTCGGTGCGCCGCGCCAGGGTGTCGCCGACGATCTCCTTCCAGCGGGCCTGCAGCGCGGCGGGACCCTTGCCGAAGCGGTCTTCCAGGTCCTTCAGCAGGGGCGCGAGGTTCTTGCCGGCCGGCGGCGGCGGACGGCGCTGGGGCTTCGTCCGCTTGCTGCGCAGGATCGCGATGGCTTCTTCCGGCGTGGGCAGGGGGCGACGCATGCGAGGAAACTAGCATGCGGCCAGCGGTTCGCGGTAGGCGAAGGGGCATGAAAGACCGTGACGCCCTCCGCTCCGCCCTCCTGGCCTGGTACGACGCCCAGGCGCGTGATCTGGCCTGGCGCGTCGGGCCCGCCGATCGCCGCGCGGGCGTGCGCAGCGATCCCTACCGGGTCTGGCTGTCGGAGGTGATGCTGCAGCAGACTACCGTGCCGCACGCCACGCCCTATTTCCGGAGCTTCACCCAGCGCTGGCCGACAGTCTCGGACTTGGCGGCTGTGGAGGACGGCGACCTGATGGCCGCCTGGGCGGGCCTTGGCTACTACGCCCGCGCCCGCAACCTCTTGGCCTGTGCGCGAGCGGTGGCCAACGATCACGGCGGCGTCTTTCCGGACACCGAAGAGGGTCTCCGCGCCCTGCCGGGCGTGGGCGCCTACACCGCCGCCGCCGTGGCCGCGATCGCCTTCGACCGCGCGGCCAATGTCGTCGACGGCAATGTCGAGCGGGTGATGTCGCGGCTGTTCGCCGTCGAGGCGCCGATGCCCGACAGCAAGCCCGAGTTGAAGGCCCTGGCCGGCGATCTGGTCACCGACGAGCGCCCCGGCGACTGGGCCCAGGCGCTGATGGATCTGGGCGCGACCGTCTGTAAGCCGAAGGGCCCGCTGTGCGACCGCTGCCCGGTCTCGCCCTGGTGCGCGGCTTATCGGGGTGGCGCGCCCGAGACCTATCCGAGGAAGACCAAGAAGGCCGATCGTCCGCGCCGCCACGGCGTGGCCTATGTGCTGACGCGCGGCGAAGAGGTCGCCCTGGTCCGCCGCCCGCCGAAGGGCCTGCTGGGGGGGATGCTGGGCCTGCCGACGTCGGACTGGCGCGCCGCGCCCTACGATAACGCCGAGGCGGTCGCCGCTGCGCCGCTCGCCGCCGCCTGGCGCGACCTTGGCGCGGTCGAGCACGTGTTCACGCACTTCTCGCTGACCCTGCGGGTGTTCGCGGCTGACGGCGCCAATGACGGCGACTTCGTCTGGACGCCGCGCGAGGGTTTGTCTGCGTTGCCCAGCGTGTTCCTGAAGGCGGCGATAGCGGCGCAGCGGCTGCTCTGAACGACCCCGCGTCCTTCGAGGCCCGCTAGCGCGGGCGCCTCAGGATGAGGAACTCACGAGCCATCGACGGTCCTCATCCTGAGGTGCGAGCCGTCGGCGAGCCTCGAAGGACGCAGGGCCCTAGTTCATCCCCGCGCGGACCTGAGCCCGCAGCACATCGATCGGCGCCAAGCCCGCGTCGGTCTTGAAGTGCCAGTAGGTCCAGCCGTTGCAGGCCGGGGCGCTTTGAACGAGAGCCCCGATCTTGTGGATCGAGCCCGACAGGTCGCCGACCGTGATCGAGCCGTCGGGGCGCACCTTGGCCACGTGGGTGCCCTTGCTGCAGTAGAGGGTGTCGCCGGGCGACAGCAGGCCGGCTTCGACGATGGTGCCGAACGGCACGCGCGGCTCGGCGCGCTTGCTGCCCATGACTTCGAGATCTTCCGGCGCGATCGGTACGACCTTGGCGATGCGGGCCTTGGCGTGCTCGAGGTACTCGGCCTCGCGCTCGATGCCGATGAACTTGCGGCCCAGGCGCTTGGCGGCCGCGCCGGTGGTGCCGACGCCGAAGAACGGATCCAGGATCACGTCGCCCGGCTTGGTCGTCGACAGGATGACGCGATAGAGCAGGGCCTCGGGCTTCTGGGTCGGATGCGCCTTGGCGCCATCAGCGCCCTTGATGCGCTCCTCGCCGGTGCACAGCGGGATGGTCCAGTCCGAGCGCATCTGCACCTCGTCATTGGCCATCTTCAGGGCGTCGTAATTGAAGGTGTAGCGCTTGGCGTTCTGGCTCTTGGAGGCCCAGATCAGGGTCTCGTGGGCGTTGGCGAAGCGGGTGCCCTTGAAGTTGGGCATCGGGTTGGACTTGCGCCAGACGATGTCGTTGAGGATCCAGAAGCCCAGGTCCTGCACGGCCACGCCGACGCGGAAGATGTTGTGATAGCTGCCGATCACCCAGATCGCGCCGTCGTCCTTCAGAACGCGACGGGCGGCCTTCAGCCACTCGCGGGTGAACTTGTCGTAGGCCGCGAAGCTCTCGAACTGATCCCAGTGGTCGTCGACCGCGTCGACCTTGGAATTGTCGGGACGCAGCAGGTCGCCGCCCAGCTGCAGATTATAGGGCGGATCGGCGAAGATCAGGTCGACCGACTTCTCGGGCAGGGCGTTCATCTGCTCGATGCAGTCGCCGTGGATGATGGTTTCCGGCCCGAACTTCATGGTCCCACGTCCTCAAGAAAGAGAGCGGAATCATGAGTCTTCCTGGTAAATCCGGTGTTGAGAGACGTGGTTAGCGGGCCGTTAACCACGGCCTTTCAGCCACTTTTGAGTCTGATCAGACTCAAAAGCTGAAGACGTTCAAAGGTCTAGCTCGCCGTTGACCGCCGCCGCCGCCAGAGCCGCCTTCACCGGGGCCCAGCCCAGCCGATGGATCGGCGAGGGGCCCAGGCGCCGCAGGCCCTCGACATGGATCGGCGCGTGGTAGCCCTTGTGGCCGGCGAAGCCGTAGCCGGGATAGAGCGCGTCGGCCTCGATCATGATCCGGTCGCGGGCCTCCTTGGCCAGGATCGAGGCCGCGGCGATCGAGCACGACAGCGAGTCGCCCTTGATCACCGTCTTCACCGGGCAGGGCAGCTTGAAGGCGTAGTTGCCGTCGACCAAGGCGAAGGCCGGCGTCACCGCCAGCCCCTCGACCGCGCGCCGCATGGCCAGGCCTGCGGCGTGCAGGATGTTGAGCTGGGCGATCTCCTCGATGGAGGCCAAGCCCACGCACCAGGCGATGGCGACGTCCTTGATCTCCTCCTCCAGGGCCGCGCGGGCCTTGGCCGAGAGCTTCTTGGAGTCGTTCAGGCCCTTGGGGATGCGGTCGGGATCCAGGATCACCGCGCCGGCGCTGACCGGCCCGGCCCACGGGCCGCGCCCGGCCTCGTCCACCCCGCAGACAGGGGCCTGTCCGCAGGCAAGCTCCAGCGTCATGTCGGGTCCGGACGGCATGGCGGCTGTTTAGGCCGGTTCGGCGCCAATGGGAATCAGCAAGGGCGCGGCTGGAGCGGTCCGGCTGATGCCGTTAGGGTTCTCCTATGTCACGCCCTCTCGCCGTCCTTGCCGCATGCTCGACCCTGCTGGCCGCCGGACCCGTCCATGCCCAGGACAATTGGAAGCTGGTCTGGTCCGACGAGTTCAACGGAACCGCGCTGGACGAGACCAAATGGACGTCCGCAATCGACTGCGGCGGCGGGGGCAATGACGAGCGGCAGTGCTACGCCGATACTCCCGAGACCCTGTCGGTCAAGGACGGCGCGCTGCGCCTGACAGTGATCAAGCGCAAGACGTGGGGGGTAGCCAATCCCTGGGCCGGACCGACGGGGCCGCTGAAGACCGGCGACTACGCCTCGGGCAAGATCGTCACCCAGGGCAAGTTCAGCTGGCGCTATGGCCGCGTCGAGGCGCGGGCGCGGGTTCCGGGCGGGCAGGGCGTCTGGCCGGCGATCTGGATGATGCCCGAGCTGTCGGTCTACGGCGGTTGGCCAAGGTCCGGCGAAATCGACATTCTGGAAACCGTCAATCTCGGGACGCCTTGCCCGCCGGTGGGCGAGGCCTGCGCGGACGGGCGCGAGAACCGCGTGTTCGGCACGATCCACTTCGCGGGCGATGCGACCGGCGCCCACAAGCAGGTCAGCGCCAGCACGCCCCTGCCGGCCTCGCCCGACGGCTTCCATGTCTATGCGGTCGAATGGTCGCCCGAGGCGATCGTCTGGTTCCTGGACGGTCGGGAGTACGCCCGCGCCACGCCGCAAGACTGGAAGCGGGACGACCGGCCGGCGAGCGCCGCGCCGTTCGACCAGCCCTTCCACCTGATCATCAACCTGGCCTTCGGCGGCCGCTGGCCCGAGAGCGTCAACGCCAAGGGGATCGACGAGGCCGCGCTGCCGGCGACGCTGGAGGTGGACTGGGTGCGGGTCAGCCAGCGGACGTCGCAAGACTAGCCCTCGTTGCCTCAAGCGGCGCCGACTGGCAGGGTCCGGGCCTCGCCGTGGAGACGCGCTTCGTGACCCCGTTCCATCACCTGCTCGTCAACAATCTGGTCGCGAACATCACCAACTTCACGATCTGGTTCGCCCTGACCTTCTACGTCTATCTGGAGACCAAGTCGGTCTTCGCCACGGGCATGATCGCGGGCGTCTATCTGGTGCTGACGGCGGCCTGCGGCATCTGGTTCGGCAGCCTCGTCGATCATCATCGCAAGAAGCTGGCCATGGCGGGGTCGAGCCTCGCGTCGCTGCTGCTGTACGCTCTGGCGCTGGCCGTGCTGCTGCTGGCGCCCAAGGGCGCCATCGCCGATGTCGGGCGGCCGTGGCTGTGGGCGCTGATCGGGCTTTCGATGCTGGGCGTCATCGCCGGCAATATCCGCACCATCGCCCTGCCCACCCTGGTGACGCTGCTGATCCCCGAGGATCGCCGCGACAAGGCCAATGGCCTGGTCGGCATGGTCAGCGGTGTCGGCTTCCTGACCACCTCGGTGATCAGCGGCTTTTTGGTGGCCTGGGGCGGCATGCTCGCCGCCCTCACCTTCGCTCTGGGCTTTACGGTCGCCGCCCTGATCCACCTGCTGACCGTTCCCGTCGATGAGCCGCGCGTCGAGGCGGAACATGGCGCGCCGGTCGCGCCCCGGCGGATCGACCTGGCCGGCACGATCAAGGTCGTGGCCGCCGTGCCCGGTCTCTTCGCCCTGATCCTGTTTGCGACCTTCAACAACTTCCTGGGCGGCATCTTCATGGCCCTGCTGGACGCCTATGGCCTGTCGATGGTGTCGGTGCAGGCCTGGGGGCTGCTGTTCGGCTTTCTGTCGGTGGCCTTCATCATCAGCGGCCTGGCGATCAGCAAGACAGGGCTGGGGAAGAACCCCTTGCGCACCCTGCTGCTGGTCAACCTGATCTCTTGGGCGGTGTGCTGCGTCTTCCCGCTGAAGTCGTCGATCGTGATGCTGGCGATGGGCTGTTTTGTCTGGATGCTGCTGGGGCCCTATGCCGAGGCCGCCGAGCAGACCACCTTGCAGAAGGTGGTGCCGTTCGAGCGTCAGGGTCGGGTGTTCGGCTTCGCCCAGTCGGTGGAGCAGGCCGCCTCACCGTTGACGGCGTTCCTGATCGGGCCGCTGACCCAGTTCATCGTCATCCCGTTCATGACCCACGGCGCCGGCGCGGCCGCCATCGGCGACTGGTTCGGCCGAGGCCCGGACCGGGGCATGGCGCTGGTGTTCACCCTGGCCGGCGTGGTCGGGCTTATCGTCACCCTGCTGGCCTTCGGCTCCAAGGCCTACAGGCAGCTATCGGCGGCCTATGCCCAGGGCGAACCCGCCCCTGCGGCTTAGTGGCGGCCTAGCGCCTTGCAGTCCTCGTGGCGGAAGCAGGTGACCAGGTGGTCGTTGACCAGTCCTGTCGCCTGCATGAAGGCGTAGACGATCACCGGTCCGCAGAACTTGAAGCCCTTGGCCTTCAGCGCCTTGGACATCTCGACCGCCAGCGGCGTCTGGGCCGGGACCTGGCCCGCTTCCCACTGGTTCTGGATCGGTGCGCCGCCGACCATGTCCCACAGGAACTGGCCGAAGTCCTCGCCCCGCTCGCGCATGTCCAGATAGAGGCGCGCGCCGGCGATGGTGGCGTCGATCTTGCCGTTCGAGCGGATGATGCCCGCGTCCGCCATCAGCCGGGCGCGATCGGTCTCATCGAAGCGGGCGACCTTCTCGGGATCGAAATTGGCGAAGGCGGCGCGGAAGGCTTCGCGCTTGCGCAGGATGGTGATCCAGGAGAGCCCCGCCTGGAAACCGTCCAAGACAAGCTTTTCCCAGAGCGCGCGGCTGTCCCACTCGGGCACGCCCCATTCGTGGTCGTGATAGGCCTCGTAGAACGGGTCTCCGTTCATGCCTTTCCAGGTGCAGCGGGCGATGTCGTTCATGCGGCGAAGCTGGCAGAAACTTCGCAGGCTGCCTAGAACTTTTCGGGAACATAAGGCTCGGGGCGACGGATTTCCGGATCTTGCGCGTGGAGTCTGGCGAGGGACGTTGGAGACGAGGAAAACGCGCCGATGAAGCGCCTGAAGACCTTCGCCATGCTGGCCCTGGCGACGACCGCCTTGGCCACGACGCCGGCCCTGGCCCTGCACAGGGATCGCGACCACAACCCGCCGGGACCTCGCGGTGGTCCCGGGACCAACTGGGAGAATCCGCCGGGTTGGCGGGGCGGACCGGGTGTCTCGCCCGACCGCCGCTACTATCGCTGGAACGGCCAGCGGGTCGAGTTCCGCTATCGCGACGGCTACTATTACAACCACGCCTACGGCTACTATCA is a genomic window containing:
- a CDS encoding MFS transporter, producing METRFVTPFHHLLVNNLVANITNFTIWFALTFYVYLETKSVFATGMIAGVYLVLTAACGIWFGSLVDHHRKKLAMAGSSLASLLLYALALAVLLLAPKGAIADVGRPWLWALIGLSMLGVIAGNIRTIALPTLVTLLIPEDRRDKANGLVGMVSGVGFLTTSVISGFLVAWGGMLAALTFALGFTVAALIHLLTVPVDEPRVEAEHGAPVAPRRIDLAGTIKVVAAVPGLFALILFATFNNFLGGIFMALLDAYGLSMVSVQAWGLLFGFLSVAFIISGLAISKTGLGKNPLRTLLLVNLISWAVCCVFPLKSSIVMLAMGCFVWMLLGPYAEAAEQTTLQKVVPFERQGRVFGFAQSVEQAASPLTAFLIGPLTQFIVIPFMTHGAGAAAIGDWFGRGPDRGMALVFTLAGVVGLIVTLLAFGSKAYRQLSAAYAQGEPAPAA
- a CDS encoding DNA-3-methyladenine glycosylase I produces the protein MNDIARCTWKGMNGDPFYEAYHDHEWGVPEWDSRALWEKLVLDGFQAGLSWITILRKREAFRAAFANFDPEKVARFDETDRARLMADAGIIRSNGKIDATIAGARLYLDMRERGEDFGQFLWDMVGGAPIQNQWEAGQVPAQTPLAVEMSKALKAKGFKFCGPVIVYAFMQATGLVNDHLVTCFRHEDCKALGRH